The Couchioplanes caeruleus sequence GGTCGAGCGGGCCGCGCAGATGCTCGTCGGCAGCCGTCCGCTGCCCGTGCTCGGGCTGCGCGCCGCGGCGCCGCTGGCCGGATACTTCGGATACTTCGCGGCGAAGGTGCATCCGGACGTCCGGGTGCTCGACGGCGGCGGCACGATCCTGCTCGACCGCCTCGACCAGGCGCGGGCGGCCGGGGCGAGCGCGGTGCTGGCCATCGTCCTGCCGCGCTATCCGCGGGAGACGCTCGAAGCGATCCGGGAGGCGAAGGAGCTGGGCCTCGCCGTGGTCGCGCTCACCGACTCTGCGGTCAGTCCGGTCGCCGAGGCCGCCGACGTGGTGCTGCCCGCGCCGGTCGGCACCCAGCTCGTGTTCGACCTGCACACCGGCCCCATGGCGATGGCCATGGTGCTGCTGCAAGCCATGTGCGACGCGGCGCCGGAAACGGCGCAGCGCCGCCTGGAGGAGTTCGAGGCGACGGCGAACCGCCGCCACATCTTCGAAGCATGAAGGAGTCCGGCATGCCTGAGGTACGCGCGCCGCGCGGCACGGCGTACACCGCGAACGGTTGGTCCCAGGAGGCCGCCAAGCGGATGCTGATGAACAACCTCGACCCGGACGTGGCCGAGCGCCCGGACGACCTCGTCGTCTACGGCGGCACCGGCCGGGCCGCCCGCGACTGGCCGTCGTTCCACGCGATCGTCCGCGAGCTCGACGAGCTGAAGGGCGACGAGACGCTGCTGGTGCAGTCCGGCCGCCCGGTCGGCGTGTTCCGCACCCACGAGTGGGCGCCGCGCGTGCTGATCGCCAACTCCAACCTGGTCGGCGACTGGGCGACCTGGCCGGAGTTCCGCCGCCTGGAGAAGCTCGGCCTCACCATGTACGGCCAGATGACCGCCGGCTCGTGGATCTACATCGGCACCCAGGGCATTCTGCAGGGCACGTACGAGACGTTCGCCGCGGTGGCGGCCAAGCGCTTCGGCGGCGACCTCGCCGGCACGCTGACGCTGACCGGCGGCTGCGGCGGCATGGGCGGCGCCCAGCCGCTCGCGGTGACCATGAACGGCGGCGTCTGCCTGATCGTGGACGTCGACGAGTCGCGGCTGCGCCGCCGGGTGAAGGACCGCTACCTGGACACCGTGGCGAAGGACCTGGACGACGCCGTCGCGCAGGCGCTCGCCGCGAAGGCCGAGCGCCGCGCCGTGTCGATCGGCGTGGTCGGCAACGCGGCCGAGATCTTCCCCGAGCTGCTGCGCCGCGGCGTGGCCATCGACATCGTGACCGACCAGACCAGCGCCCACGACCCGCTCAGCTACGTCCCGATCGGGGTCGAGCTCGCCGATGCCGACGAGTACGCCCGGACCAAGCCCGAGGAGTTCACCGACCGGGCCCGGGACAGCATGGCCAAGCACGTCGAGGCCATGGTCGGCTTCCTCGACGGCGGCGCCGAGGTGTTCGACTACGGCAACTCGATCCGCGGCGAGGCCCAGCTCGGGGGCTACGACCGGGCGTTCGCGTTCCCCGGCTTCGTGCCGGCGTACATCCGGCCGCTGTTCGCCGAGGGCAAGGGCCCGTTCCGCTGGGCCGCGCTCTCCGGCGACCCGGCCGACATCGCCGCCACCGACCGGGCCGTGCTCGACCTGTTCCCCGAGAACGAGCCGCTGGCCCGGTGGATCACGATGGCCGGCGAGCGGGTCGCGTTCCAGGGCCTGCCCGCGCGGATCTGCTGGCTCGGCTACGGCGAGCGCGACAAGGCCGGCGTGCGGTTCAACGACATGGTGAAGCGCGGCGAGCTGTCGGCCCCGATCGTGATCGGCCGCGACCACCTGGACGCCGGGTCGGTGGCGTCGCCGTACCGGGAGACCGAGGCGATGCTCGACGGCTCGGACGCCATCGCCGACTGGCCGCTGCTGAACGCCCTGGTCAACACCGCCAGTGGGGCGAGCTGGGTCTCCATCCACCACGGCGGCGGCGTCGGCATCGGCCGCTCCATCCACGCCGGGCAGGTCTGCGTCGCCGACGGCACCGACCTCGCCGGGCAGAAGATCGAGCGGGTGCTCACCAACGACCCGGGGATGGGCGTCATCCGGCACGTCGACGCCGGCTACGAGTCGGCCGCCGCCGCCGGCGTCCACATCCCCATGAAGCGATGAGCGTCGCGCAGTTCGCCGCCCTCTGGGCGGAGATCGCGCCGATCGGCCGGGCCGAGAGTGGCGGCTACCTGCGATACGCCCTCACCGAACCGGAGCTGGCCCTGCGGGACTGGTTCCGGGCGCACGCCGCCGCGCGTGATCTGGAGGTCACCGAGGACGGCAACGGCAACCTGTTCGCCTGGTGGGGCGAGCCATGGGGCTCCGGCGCCGTGCTGACCGGCTCGCACTTCGACTCGGTGCCGCACGGCGGCGGCTACGACGGGCCGCTCGGCATCGTCAGCGCGTTCCTGGCCGTCGACCGGCTCCGCGCCGACGGGTACGCCCCGGGCCGGCCGTTGGGCATCGCCGCGTTCGTCGAGGAGGAGGGCGGCCGGTTCGGGCTGCCCTGCCTCGGCTCGCGGCTGCTGACCGGCGCGGTCGACCCGGAGAAGGCCGCTGCGCTGACCGACCGCGACGGGGTGAGCTTCGGCGAGGCGCTGGGCGCGACCCCGTCCGGCGCCCGCCCGGACCTCGTGGGCCGGGTGTCGGCGCTGGTGGAGCTGCACATCGAGCAGGGCCGGGCGCTGGACGTGCCGGTCGGGGTGGCGAGCGCCATCTGGCCGCACGGCCGCTGGCGGTTCGACTTCACCGGCCGCGGCGACCACGCCGGCACCACCCTGATGGCCGACCGGCGCGACCCGATGCTGACGTTCGCCTACACCGTGCTGGCCGCCAACAAGGAGGCCCGGCTGTCCGGGGCGCACGCCACGATGGCCCGGGTGCAGGTCGAGCCCAACGCCACCAACGCCATCCCGGCGCGAGTGCGCGGCTGGCTGGACGCCCGGGCCGCGGAGGAGTCCACCCTGGACGGTGTGGTCGACGCGATCGTCAAGCGCGCCCACGACCGGGCCGGCCGCGACGGCACCGAGGTCGGCGTGACGGCCGAGTCGGTGACCGCACAGGTCGCGTTCGACACGGCGCTGGCGGAACGAATCGCCGGCCTGCTCGGCGGCGCGCCGATCCTGCCGACCGGGGCCGGGCACGACGCGGGGGTCTTCTCGGCGCACGTGCCGACCGCGATGCTGTTCGTGCGCAACCCGACCGGGGTGTCCCACTCCCCCGCCGAGCACGCACCGGACGAGGACTGCGCGGCGGGCGTCGAGGCTCTCGCGAAGGTTCTCGAGGCGCTGACATGAGGTACTTCGCGGACCTGGCGTGGATGGGCGGACGGGTCGAGCGCGACGTCGCCGTCGAGGTCGCCGACGGACGGCTCACCGCCGTCACGCCCGGCGCCGCCCCGGGCGGCACGCGCCTGCCCGGCCTCGTGCTGCCCGGGCTCGCCAACGCCCACTCCCACGCGTTCCACCGGGCGCTGCGCGGGCGTACGCACGGCGATCGGGGCAGTTTCTGGACGTGGCGCGAGCGGATGTACGAGGTGGCCGGGCGACTGGACCCGGACAGCTACTACGCACTCGCCCGGGCGGTATACGGCGAGATGGCCCTCGCCGGCATCACGTGCGTGGGCGAGTTCCACTACCTGCACCACGCCCCGGACGGCAAGCCCTACGCGGACCCGAACGCGATGGGCCACGCGGTGGTGCGGGCGGCGCGGGACGCGGGCATCCGGATCACCCTGCTCGACACGCTGTATCTCACGTCCACGGTGGACGGTAAGGCGCTCGAGGGCGTCCAGCGCCGCTTCGGCGACGGCGACCTCGACGGCTGGTCCGCCCGGACCGCCTGGCTGCGCGACGGCGACGGGGTGCGGATCGGTGCGGCGCTGCATTCCGTACGGGCCGTGCCGGTGCGCTTCCTCGACGGCCTCGCCGGCCGGGCACCGCTGCACGTGCACCTCTCCGAGCAGCGCGCCGAGAACGAGCAGTGCCGCGCGGTGCACGGCTGCTCCCCGACGGAGTTGCTGCACCGGCACGGCGTCCTCGGTCCGGGCACCACCGCGGTGCACGCGACGCATCTCAGCGACGGCGACATCAAACTGCTCGGCGGCACCGGCACCGGGGTGTGCCTCTGCCCCACCACCGAGCGGGACCTCGCGGACGGCATCGGGCCCGGCCGGGCGCTGGCCGACGCGGGATCGCCGCTGAGCCTGGGCAGCGACAGCCACGCCGTCATCGACGTGTTCGAGGAGGCCCGCGGCGTGGAGCTGGACGAGCGGCTGGCCACCGAACGCCGGGGCCACTTCGCGGCGGGCGAGCTGCTCGCCGCCGCCACCGCGCACTCCGCGCTCGGCTGGGACGACGCCGGGGAGATCGCGGTGGGCAAACGGGCCGACCTGATCGCGGTCACGCTCGATTCGGTACGCACCGCCGGCGTCGACCCCTCCGGGGTGGTCTTCGCCGCCACCAACGCCGATGTCACCCACGTCGTCGCGGACGGGCGGATGATCGTGGACGAGGGCCGGCACACCGGCTTCGACGTGCCGGCGGCCCTGCGGGAGGCACTCTCATGAGTCTCGTGGTCACCAACATCGGCGAGCTGTTCACCGGCGACGACGAGCTGGGCACGCTGCACCACGCGGCCTTCGTCGTGGACGGCGGTCGCGTCGCGTGGGTCGGAGCGGCCGCGCAGGCCCCGGCGGCCGACGAGCGGCTCGACGCGGACGGACGGGCGGTGCTGCCGGGCTTCGTCGACAGCCACGCGCATCTGGTCTTCGCCGGGGACCGCGCCGCCGAGTTCGCCGCGCGGATGAACGGCGAGCCGTACACCGGCGGCGGCATCCGGACGACGGTCGCCGCAACCCGGGCGGCCTCCGACGACGACCTGGGCGCGGCAGCCCGGCGGCTCGTCGCCGAGATGCGGCGGCAGGGCACGACCACCGTGGAGGTCAAGAGCGGCTACGGCCTCACGGTCGCCGACGAGGTCCGCGCCCTGCGCATCGCCCGCGACCTCACCGACGAGACCACGTTCCTCGGCGCGCACGTCGTCCCGGCCGAGTACGCCGACCGGCCCGACGACTACGTCGACCTCGTCGCCGGCCCGATGCTGGACGCCGTCGCGCCGTACGCCCGGTGGGTGGACGTGTTCTGCGAGCGCGGCGCGTTCGACGGCGAGCAGACCAGGCAGATCCTCACCGCCGGGCTGAAGGCAGGGCTGGGCGTGCGCGTCCACGCCAACCAGCTCACCGCCGGTCCGGGCGTGCGGCTCGCCGTGGAGCTGGGCGCCGCCAGCGCCGACCACTGCACGCATCTGAGCGACGCGGACGTGGACGCGCTCGCCGGGTCGTCGACCGTGGCGACGCTGCTGCCGGGCGCCGAGTTCTCGACGCGGTCGCCGTACCCGGATGCGCGGAGGCTGCTCGACGCCGGCGTGACCGTCGCCCTCGCGACCGACTGCAACCCCGGTTCGTCGTACACATCATCCATGCCGTTCTGCATCGCCCTCGCCGTCCGCGAGATGCGCATGACGCCGGCGGAGGCCGTCCGGGCCGCGACCGTGGGCGGCGCCCGGGCGCTGCGCCGCGACGACATCGGAGTGCTGCGCCCCGGCGCCCGCGCCGACGCGGTCGTCCTCGACGCCCCCTCCCATCTGCACCTGGCCTACCGGCCCGGAGTTCCCCTGATCAGCACAGTTCTGCACGACGGAGTGCCCCAATGAGAGTCATCGTCCAGCCCACCGGCATCACCCCCGCCGACGTTCTCGCCGTCGCCCGGCGCGACGCGAAGGTCGAGCTCTCCGAGGCCGCGGTCGCGGCCATGGAACGCAGCCGCGCCATCGTCGACGGCATCGAGGCCTCCGGCCGCCCCGTGTACGGCGTCAGCACCGGTTTCGGCGCCCTGGCGAACACGTCCATCGAGCCGGAACGCCGGGCCGAGCTCCAGCACGCGCTGATCCGCTCGCACGCGGCCGGCGTGGGCGCCCCGATGCCGCGCGAGGTGGTCCGCGCGATGATGCTGCTGCGGGTGCGCTCGCTCGCGCTGGGCCTGTCCGGCGTCCGCCCGAAGCTCGCCCAGGGCCTCGTCGACCTGCTCAACAACGACATCACGCCGTGGGTGCCCGAGCACGGCTCGCTGGGTGCCTCCGGCGACCTGGCGCCGCTCGCCCACTGCGCCCTCGTGCTGCTGGGCGAGGGATGGGTGCTGGGCAAGGACGGCGCCCGCATCGACGCCGCGCAGGCCCTGCACGCCGCCCACCTCGAGCCGCTCGACCTGGCCGCCAAGGAGGGCCTGGCGCTGATCAACGGCACCGACGGCATGCTCGGCATGCTGCTGCTGGCGATCGACGACGCCGAGCATCTGTTCGCGATGGCCGACGTGACGGCCGCGCTGGCGATCGAGGCCATGCTCGGCTCGGAGCGGCCGTTCCTGCCGGAGCTGCACTCGATCCGCCCGCATCCGGGCCAGGCCGCGTCCGCCGCGAACATTTCCAAGCTGCTGCAGAATTCGGCCATCATGGACTCGCATCGTGACGACCTCGCGCATGCGGTGCAAGATGCGTACTCGATGCGCTGCGCCCCGCAGGTGGCCGGCGCCGCCCGGGACACGCTGGAGTTCGTCCGCACCACGGCCGCACGGGAGTTGCGCTCGGTGGTGGACAACCCGGTCGTGCTCACCGACGGCCGGGTGGAGTCGACCGGCAACTTCCACGGCGCGCCGCTGGGCTTCGCGGCGGACTTCCTCGCCATCGCCGCGGCCGAGGTGGGCGCGATCGCGGAACGCCGCGTGGACCGGCTGCTCGACGTGGCCCGCTCCCGCGACCTGCCGCCGTTCCTCTCCCCCGATGCCGGCGTCAACTCGGGCCTGATGATCGCGCAGTACACGGCGGCCGGGATCGTCGCGGAGAACCGCCGGCTGGCGAGCCCCGCGTCGGTGGACTCGCTGCCCACCAGCGGCATGCAGGAGGACCACGTCTCGATGGGCTGGGCGGCGACGAAGAAGCTGCGCACGGTCCTGGACAACCTCACCAGCGTGCTGGCGGTCGAGCTGATCTCGGGCGTACGCGGAATTCAGCTCCGCGCGCCGCTGGCCCCGTCACCGGCGGGCCGGGCCGCGGTCGCGGCAATATCGGCCTTCGCGGGCGAGCCGGGCCCCGACATCTACCTCGCCCCGGTGATGGAACAGGCGCGCGCCGTCATCGCGGATCGGGCGCTGCGAACGGAAATCGAGACCGAAATCGGTACCCTCCACTGAGGACGTCACATATTTCTTCACAGTGATCGATCGAGGACATAGCGGGGATCCGCGGCCCCATCGACTGATATCAATCAGCACGGAGGATGGCCGCGGACCCCCCGCCGCCGCCTCCGCGATGGGAGGTAGCAGACCATGAGAATGCTCACCCGCGCCGCGGCCGCCCTGGTGCTCGCCGCGTTGACCGCCGTCGGAGTCGGCGGCACACCCGCCGCCGCCGCTCCCGCACCGCAGCCCGCCCCGGTCGCCTCGACGGCCGTGCTCATCCCGTACGGAGAGGGCTCGGCTGTGGTGGAACAGCAGCGCAAGTCCATCGCCGCCCGGCACAACATGGCCGCCCAGGCCATCCTCTGCTGGCACAACGTGGCCATCTACGCCAACGCCAACGGCCGCTGGGTCTCCATGGAGAAGGGCTACAGCGGGGGCGACAACGGCATGCTCCGCGCCCGCGCGACGGTCGTCGGCCCGTGGGAGCGTTACGTGGTGTGCCGCGACAACGTCACCGGATACACCTACTGGGCCTCCCAGGACACCGGCCGCGTGGTGTCGACGGAGCTCGGCTACAGCGCCGGCGACTACGGCATGCTCCGCGCCCGCGCCACGATCGTCGGGCCCTGGGAGCAGTACTACACCACCTTCGGACCGGGGAACTGGTTCTCGATGTACGCCTACGGCAACGCCCGGTGGGTCTCCACCGAGATCGGTTACAGCGCCGGCGACAACGGCATGCTCCGCGCCCGCGCCACGGTGATCGGACCGTGGGAGTTGTACTACTGGTGATCGGCCGACTGCCGGGGTCCGGGCCACCGCCCTGACCCCGGCACCCGGCTGACCTGCGGCGCGACCGGAATGCACGGGTTCGCTCCGATCACGATCGGCCCTGAAAGCGCTGGGCTGATCCGACGAGCCTCCGGGAGAGGGTCGGCAACCTGAACCCGGAGGCGTCGCCGCACCTCCGGTCCTCGATCATGGACGCATGATGGTGCTCGTACCTGGAGATCCGCTACGACCGCGCCGGCCCGACGAACATTTCGCGGCCGAGGCCGCGGCGGCCCGTGGGGCCGCACTCGAGGTGGCCGTCATCGACCATGACGCATTCGTCCGCGGCGGCGACCACGCCGCTGCCGTCGCGCGGGTTCCAGCCGGTCGTGATGCGGTCTATCGGGGATGGATGTTGCGCACGGAAGAGTACGCGGCACTGGCCACGGCCCTGGCGGCCCGCGATGTGGTGTTGCGGACGAGCGCCGAGCAGTATCGGCGGGGACATGAGCTTCCCGGTTGGTACGCGACGGTCCAGGCCGCCACCCCCGAGACGGTGTGGACACAGGGCGCCGAGCGG is a genomic window containing:
- a CDS encoding formimidoylglutamate deiminase — translated: MRYFADLAWMGGRVERDVAVEVADGRLTAVTPGAAPGGTRLPGLVLPGLANAHSHAFHRALRGRTHGDRGSFWTWRERMYEVAGRLDPDSYYALARAVYGEMALAGITCVGEFHYLHHAPDGKPYADPNAMGHAVVRAARDAGIRITLLDTLYLTSTVDGKALEGVQRRFGDGDLDGWSARTAWLRDGDGVRIGAALHSVRAVPVRFLDGLAGRAPLHVHLSEQRAENEQCRAVHGCSPTELLHRHGVLGPGTTAVHATHLSDGDIKLLGGTGTGVCLCPTTERDLADGIGPGRALADAGSPLSLGSDSHAVIDVFEEARGVELDERLATERRGHFAAGELLAAATAHSALGWDDAGEIAVGKRADLIAVTLDSVRTAGVDPSGVVFAATNADVTHVVADGRMIVDEGRHTGFDVPAALREALS
- a CDS encoding fascin domain-containing protein; protein product: MRMLTRAAAALVLAALTAVGVGGTPAAAAPAPQPAPVASTAVLIPYGEGSAVVEQQRKSIAARHNMAAQAILCWHNVAIYANANGRWVSMEKGYSGGDNGMLRARATVVGPWERYVVCRDNVTGYTYWASQDTGRVVSTELGYSAGDYGMLRARATIVGPWEQYYTTFGPGNWFSMYAYGNARWVSTEIGYSAGDNGMLRARATVIGPWELYYW
- a CDS encoding allantoate amidohydrolase, which codes for MSVAQFAALWAEIAPIGRAESGGYLRYALTEPELALRDWFRAHAAARDLEVTEDGNGNLFAWWGEPWGSGAVLTGSHFDSVPHGGGYDGPLGIVSAFLAVDRLRADGYAPGRPLGIAAFVEEEGGRFGLPCLGSRLLTGAVDPEKAAALTDRDGVSFGEALGATPSGARPDLVGRVSALVELHIEQGRALDVPVGVASAIWPHGRWRFDFTGRGDHAGTTLMADRRDPMLTFAYTVLAANKEARLSGAHATMARVQVEPNATNAIPARVRGWLDARAAEESTLDGVVDAIVKRAHDRAGRDGTEVGVTAESVTAQVAFDTALAERIAGLLGGAPILPTGAGHDAGVFSAHVPTAMLFVRNPTGVSHSPAEHAPDEDCAAGVEALAKVLEALT
- a CDS encoding MurR/RpiR family transcriptional regulator, with product MNEAAVGTGGRVLGLFQGARLTPTQRRIAHSLVQHGPSAAYLSAAEVAELAGVSQPSVTRFAMALGYAGYPALRRELRALAAVPATPPETGENPMQDALRAETRRLERMADELGDLSAVERAAQMLVGSRPLPVLGLRAAAPLAGYFGYFAAKVHPDVRVLDGGGTILLDRLDQARAAGASAVLAIVLPRYPRETLEAIREAKELGLAVVALTDSAVSPVAEAADVVLPAPVGTQLVFDLHTGPMAMAMVLLQAMCDAAPETAQRRLEEFEATANRRHIFEA
- the hutH gene encoding histidine ammonia-lyase — its product is MRVIVQPTGITPADVLAVARRDAKVELSEAAVAAMERSRAIVDGIEASGRPVYGVSTGFGALANTSIEPERRAELQHALIRSHAAGVGAPMPREVVRAMMLLRVRSLALGLSGVRPKLAQGLVDLLNNDITPWVPEHGSLGASGDLAPLAHCALVLLGEGWVLGKDGARIDAAQALHAAHLEPLDLAAKEGLALINGTDGMLGMLLLAIDDAEHLFAMADVTAALAIEAMLGSERPFLPELHSIRPHPGQAASAANISKLLQNSAIMDSHRDDLAHAVQDAYSMRCAPQVAGAARDTLEFVRTTAARELRSVVDNPVVLTDGRVESTGNFHGAPLGFAADFLAIAAAEVGAIAERRVDRLLDVARSRDLPPFLSPDAGVNSGLMIAQYTAAGIVAENRRLASPASVDSLPTSGMQEDHVSMGWAATKKLRTVLDNLTSVLAVELISGVRGIQLRAPLAPSPAGRAAVAAISAFAGEPGPDIYLAPVMEQARAVIADRALRTEIETEIGTLH
- the hutI gene encoding imidazolonepropionase, giving the protein MSLVVTNIGELFTGDDELGTLHHAAFVVDGGRVAWVGAAAQAPAADERLDADGRAVLPGFVDSHAHLVFAGDRAAEFAARMNGEPYTGGGIRTTVAATRAASDDDLGAAARRLVAEMRRQGTTTVEVKSGYGLTVADEVRALRIARDLTDETTFLGAHVVPAEYADRPDDYVDLVAGPMLDAVAPYARWVDVFCERGAFDGEQTRQILTAGLKAGLGVRVHANQLTAGPGVRLAVELGAASADHCTHLSDADVDALAGSSTVATLLPGAEFSTRSPYPDARRLLDAGVTVALATDCNPGSSYTSSMPFCIALAVREMRMTPAEAVRAATVGGARALRRDDIGVLRPGARADAVVLDAPSHLHLAYRPGVPLISTVLHDGVPQ
- the hutU gene encoding urocanate hydratase → MPEVRAPRGTAYTANGWSQEAAKRMLMNNLDPDVAERPDDLVVYGGTGRAARDWPSFHAIVRELDELKGDETLLVQSGRPVGVFRTHEWAPRVLIANSNLVGDWATWPEFRRLEKLGLTMYGQMTAGSWIYIGTQGILQGTYETFAAVAAKRFGGDLAGTLTLTGGCGGMGGAQPLAVTMNGGVCLIVDVDESRLRRRVKDRYLDTVAKDLDDAVAQALAAKAERRAVSIGVVGNAAEIFPELLRRGVAIDIVTDQTSAHDPLSYVPIGVELADADEYARTKPEEFTDRARDSMAKHVEAMVGFLDGGAEVFDYGNSIRGEAQLGGYDRAFAFPGFVPAYIRPLFAEGKGPFRWAALSGDPADIAATDRAVLDLFPENEPLARWITMAGERVAFQGLPARICWLGYGERDKAGVRFNDMVKRGELSAPIVIGRDHLDAGSVASPYRETEAMLDGSDAIADWPLLNALVNTASGASWVSIHHGGGVGIGRSIHAGQVCVADGTDLAGQKIERVLTNDPGMGVIRHVDAGYESAAAAGVHIPMKR